A single window of Micrococcaceae bacterium Sec5.1 DNA harbors:
- a CDS encoding enoyl-CoA hydratase-related protein — METLNALDDPVKRALLEQILQSASDPEVRVLMLTGAGRAFCSGGDIRGMGQRTPAEMNQVLTYGRQIIEGLYNLQKPVVAAVNGIASGAGFNLALACDVILAAPQAWFQQSFVKMGLMPDMGGTYFLAQSIGLHRAKEAVLNMRRFSAHEGKQLGFVAEVLEGESFDDQAVAYCAALSRRAPLALGLTKFLTNRSVDGTLRDALDREGLAQGVLAATDDHKRAVSAFHSKEDLDTIEFTGH; from the coding sequence GTGGAAACTTTGAACGCGCTTGATGATCCAGTCAAGCGTGCCTTGTTGGAGCAAATTCTCCAGTCAGCTTCAGATCCTGAGGTGCGTGTGCTGATGCTGACCGGTGCTGGCCGCGCGTTCTGTTCCGGTGGCGATATTCGAGGCATGGGGCAACGCACCCCAGCTGAGATGAACCAAGTGTTGACTTACGGCCGCCAGATCATCGAAGGCCTTTACAACCTGCAGAAGCCGGTCGTGGCCGCCGTGAATGGCATCGCTTCGGGAGCTGGTTTCAACCTTGCCCTCGCCTGCGATGTCATTTTGGCCGCCCCGCAGGCCTGGTTCCAACAATCTTTCGTAAAAATGGGACTAATGCCGGACATGGGGGGAACATATTTTCTCGCCCAATCCATCGGGTTACATCGGGCCAAGGAGGCGGTGCTGAATATGCGCAGGTTTTCCGCGCATGAAGGCAAGCAGCTAGGTTTCGTTGCCGAGGTTCTGGAAGGTGAGTCGTTCGACGACCAAGCCGTGGCGTACTGCGCAGCGCTCTCCCGGCGAGCCCCTTTGGCCCTGGGCCTGACCAAGTTCCTTACCAACCGCTCTGTGGACGGCACCCTCCGCGATGCACTGGACCGTGAGGGTCTTGCGCAGGGAGTCTTGGCTGCCACTGACGACCACAAACGTGCCGTGAGCGCTTTTCATAGCAAAGAAGACCTGGACACCATCGAGTTCACCGGTCACTGA
- a CDS encoding glycogen debranching N-terminal domain-containing protein has translation MSGWNVDNAAGPLGAGTVTLVEGSSFCISLGNGDIHPEHPHGLFVQDTRILSHWGLSVDGQLVEELGAETKEPYRALFAGRVPDLSGRADSPLIVERLREVGSGIHEQITVRNYSPVSADCLVSLRVAADFADLFEVKEARIKRRWDQTRHNRGDELVIQATWQDVRKGVVIRAPGAQVTPETLTYRVTIPPHGRWSTTLTVMPETQGGSRPASFVHADGELSPSDQRRQQWVAKIPVLQMGNRSIERTMRRSYDDLGALRIEDPNHPDRVVVAAGAPWFMTLFGRDSLWASEMSLPIDPSLALGTLQTLADRQGRIVDPISEEEPGKILHEVRLDVSSALALGGKATYYGSVDATPLFVMVLGSVSRWGFAADTIAALLPHADRALEWIQKYGDKDGDGFVEYERLNNRGLINQGWKDSWDGINFADGSMPEPPIALCEVQAYVYGAYAARAWMAYDAGDDALGNEYADLMVQLKKRFNEEFWMPERGYYAVALDGKKRQVDACASNMGHCLWLGLVDEDKAPSVVKHLMSPEMFSGWGVRTLATDMGAYNPASYHNGSVWPHDNAIIAAGLLRYGFVDAAQRISTALLEAAEFSGGRLPELFCGFSREQFAVPLPYPTACSPQAWASTTPILLVTGLMRYDAHVSQGGVWMDPVLPASFGDVHITNAPMAGGRITIDISNSIPSVEGLPKDLTFHRGHRPWITELVDQADRRRKS, from the coding sequence ATGTCCGGTTGGAATGTTGATAACGCTGCGGGGCCTCTGGGTGCAGGCACGGTTACCCTGGTTGAGGGTTCGTCTTTCTGTATCTCCTTGGGGAATGGTGATATCCATCCTGAGCATCCGCATGGTCTTTTCGTCCAAGACACTCGTATCCTGTCGCACTGGGGCTTGTCCGTAGACGGCCAGCTCGTAGAAGAGTTGGGGGCTGAAACGAAGGAGCCGTACCGCGCGCTATTTGCGGGGCGGGTACCCGACCTTAGCGGACGTGCCGATAGCCCCCTTATTGTGGAGCGGCTGCGCGAAGTAGGGTCGGGAATCCACGAACAGATCACCGTTCGGAACTACTCGCCGGTGAGTGCGGACTGCCTGGTTTCGCTTCGGGTTGCGGCCGATTTCGCTGATCTTTTCGAAGTGAAGGAGGCCCGAATCAAAAGGCGTTGGGACCAAACCCGCCACAACCGGGGCGATGAGCTGGTCATTCAAGCCACCTGGCAAGATGTCCGAAAGGGCGTTGTTATTCGTGCCCCAGGAGCACAGGTTACGCCCGAAACACTGACATATAGGGTGACCATCCCACCGCACGGCCGGTGGAGCACAACTCTGACGGTGATGCCCGAAACCCAGGGCGGCAGTCGTCCAGCGTCTTTCGTTCACGCCGACGGCGAACTCTCCCCCAGTGACCAACGCCGACAACAGTGGGTGGCCAAGATTCCGGTCCTGCAGATGGGGAACCGGTCGATTGAACGGACTATGCGGCGTAGCTATGACGATCTGGGTGCACTCAGGATCGAAGACCCTAATCACCCAGACCGGGTCGTCGTGGCCGCCGGTGCACCGTGGTTCATGACCCTTTTTGGCCGGGACTCACTATGGGCTTCGGAGATGTCGCTTCCAATTGATCCCTCCTTAGCGCTGGGCACGCTGCAAACGCTCGCCGATCGCCAGGGACGCATAGTGGACCCAATTAGCGAAGAAGAACCCGGCAAGATTTTGCACGAGGTCAGGTTGGATGTCTCAAGCGCACTGGCGCTGGGAGGAAAAGCCACCTATTACGGCAGCGTTGATGCGACCCCCTTGTTCGTCATGGTTCTCGGATCGGTTAGTCGTTGGGGATTCGCAGCGGACACCATTGCCGCTCTGCTGCCTCATGCAGACCGCGCGCTTGAATGGATTCAGAAGTATGGGGACAAAGACGGCGACGGTTTCGTCGAATATGAGCGCCTGAACAATCGGGGGTTGATTAATCAGGGCTGGAAGGATTCCTGGGACGGAATTAATTTCGCGGATGGAAGTATGCCCGAGCCACCGATAGCCCTGTGTGAGGTGCAGGCGTATGTCTACGGAGCCTACGCGGCCCGCGCCTGGATGGCTTATGACGCCGGCGACGATGCCCTGGGGAACGAGTATGCCGATCTCATGGTGCAGTTGAAGAAGCGCTTCAACGAGGAATTCTGGATGCCGGAACGTGGCTATTACGCCGTGGCCTTGGACGGCAAGAAGCGCCAGGTCGACGCTTGCGCTTCCAACATGGGTCACTGCCTATGGCTCGGACTTGTGGATGAGGACAAGGCGCCGTCGGTGGTGAAGCACCTCATGTCCCCCGAAATGTTCAGTGGATGGGGCGTCCGAACCTTGGCCACGGACATGGGCGCCTATAACCCCGCCAGCTATCACAACGGTTCCGTATGGCCCCACGACAACGCCATTATTGCAGCCGGGCTGCTGCGATATGGGTTTGTGGACGCGGCTCAACGGATCTCGACCGCCCTGCTGGAGGCCGCCGAGTTTTCCGGTGGCCGCCTCCCTGAACTATTTTGCGGTTTCAGCCGAGAACAATTCGCCGTGCCCCTGCCCTATCCGACGGCATGTTCACCCCAGGCCTGGGCATCAACAACGCCCATATTGCTGGTGACAGGCCTAATGCGGTACGACGCACACGTTTCTCAAGGCGGCGTTTGGATGGACCCAGTCCTCCCCGCGTCCTTTGGCGACGTCCACATCACCAACGCTCCCATGGCTGGCGGACGGATCACCATCGACATCTCAAACTCCATCCCATCCGTCGAGGGGTTACCCAAAGACTTGACTTTCCATCGCGGGCACAGGCCATGGATCACGGAGCTCGTAGATCAAGCCGACCGACGCCGAAAGAGCTAG
- a CDS encoding molybdopterin-dependent oxidoreductase yields the protein MGTHLTHWGAFEAESDGTSLRSVKPWSGDPDPRDILDNVASAQHHPTRVLRPAVRSGWLEHGPGSGSGRGSEPFVEVSWERAIELVSAELSRVYGAYGPMAIYGCSYGWASAGRFHHTQSQIHRFLNSLGGYVAGVTDYSYGASGVLLPHVIAPPVEIMAKATSWDVVSQNTELFVAFGGLSEKNSGIGPGGIGRHVARNAIKDAVARGCRFVDVSPIADDTYREAQAEWIAPVPGSDAALMLALAFVLDSENLADSEFLDRYCVGANKFLSYVRGEIDGAPKNPQWAEKLTSIPAERIVRLAREMAASRTMINISWSMQRQQHGEQPVWLGVTLAAMLGQIGLPGGGFQHGYGSSADVGLPLRVSSAPSFPQGRNEEPSYIPVARISDMLLEPGSQIDFNGNRLTLPKIELIYWAGGNPFHHHQDLAKFRKAWSKPATVIVNEQFWTSTARHADIVLPATMTFERNDYGAGRNDPTFFPMHALTAPAGEARDDFDIFAAVAEKMGRGEVFTENRDTMGWLRHLYDGWQKRLADKGTVVVDFDTFWASEKIEIPVIKPDQVLFSEFRRDPIGNPLATPSGKIEIFSSKIESFGYPDCPGHPVWIEPDEWLGSAGDYKLHLIANQPKTKLHSQLDIGATSQKSKIKGREPLRMNPEDAAARGLSDGQVVLVRNDRGRCLAGLVTSAAIRPGVVQLSAGAWYDPDPDDPSFCRHGNPNVLTSDRPSSSLSQATTAQHALVEVEAWSGDIPELDVLTPPVLVPEQ from the coding sequence ATGGGTACGCATTTGACACACTGGGGAGCCTTCGAAGCTGAGAGCGACGGCACGTCTCTACGGTCCGTCAAACCATGGTCTGGAGATCCAGACCCCCGAGACATTCTCGATAATGTGGCCTCAGCGCAACATCATCCAACTCGCGTGCTGCGCCCGGCCGTTCGCTCGGGATGGCTGGAGCACGGACCCGGGAGCGGATCAGGACGTGGTTCCGAGCCATTCGTGGAGGTGTCATGGGAACGGGCCATAGAGCTAGTCAGTGCGGAACTTAGTCGCGTCTACGGCGCATACGGCCCCATGGCTATATACGGCTGCTCATACGGATGGGCCAGCGCCGGCCGTTTCCATCACACCCAAAGCCAAATCCACCGATTCCTGAACTCCCTGGGCGGATACGTTGCAGGTGTGACCGACTACAGCTATGGGGCCTCCGGCGTACTGCTTCCGCACGTCATCGCTCCCCCAGTTGAAATCATGGCGAAGGCAACATCTTGGGACGTGGTCAGCCAGAACACAGAGCTGTTCGTTGCTTTTGGCGGATTGTCAGAAAAAAACAGCGGAATAGGCCCAGGTGGAATTGGTCGGCACGTCGCTCGCAACGCAATTAAGGACGCAGTTGCGCGCGGCTGCCGCTTCGTCGATGTATCACCAATCGCAGATGATACTTACAGGGAAGCCCAAGCCGAATGGATCGCCCCCGTTCCCGGCAGTGACGCCGCCTTGATGCTGGCATTGGCCTTCGTTCTGGATTCAGAGAACCTCGCTGACTCGGAATTCCTGGACCGATATTGCGTTGGGGCGAACAAATTCTTGTCCTACGTACGCGGTGAAATTGACGGAGCGCCCAAGAATCCTCAATGGGCAGAAAAGTTGACGTCGATACCGGCTGAGCGAATCGTTCGGCTTGCGCGCGAGATGGCAGCCTCGCGGACGATGATTAACATCAGTTGGTCGATGCAGCGGCAACAGCATGGCGAGCAACCTGTTTGGCTCGGTGTGACACTGGCAGCCATGCTGGGCCAGATAGGCCTGCCTGGCGGTGGTTTCCAGCATGGGTACGGCTCTTCTGCGGACGTCGGATTGCCATTGCGGGTCTCGAGCGCCCCGTCCTTTCCCCAGGGGCGAAACGAAGAACCGTCCTATATCCCGGTAGCTCGGATCTCAGACATGTTGCTCGAACCGGGCAGCCAGATCGACTTCAATGGCAACCGTCTGACTTTGCCGAAAATCGAATTGATCTATTGGGCTGGCGGCAACCCCTTCCATCATCACCAAGACCTTGCCAAATTCCGTAAAGCATGGTCAAAGCCGGCAACGGTCATCGTCAATGAACAGTTCTGGACGAGTACCGCACGGCACGCCGATATAGTACTGCCTGCAACAATGACGTTTGAGCGAAACGATTACGGGGCCGGCCGCAACGACCCTACGTTCTTTCCCATGCACGCTCTGACGGCGCCCGCTGGAGAAGCACGCGATGATTTCGATATTTTCGCCGCTGTGGCGGAAAAGATGGGACGGGGTGAAGTTTTCACCGAAAACCGGGACACTATGGGCTGGCTTCGCCATCTATACGACGGGTGGCAGAAGAGGCTCGCTGACAAGGGAACCGTCGTCGTGGATTTCGACACATTTTGGGCGAGCGAGAAGATTGAGATCCCCGTGATAAAACCGGATCAGGTTCTTTTTTCCGAGTTCCGGCGCGATCCAATTGGGAATCCACTGGCCACCCCCAGCGGCAAGATTGAGATTTTTTCCTCGAAGATCGAAAGTTTCGGCTACCCTGATTGCCCCGGTCATCCCGTTTGGATTGAGCCCGACGAATGGCTTGGATCAGCTGGCGATTACAAGCTGCATCTGATAGCTAATCAACCTAAGACCAAACTACACAGCCAGCTGGACATAGGGGCCACCAGCCAAAAGTCTAAAATAAAGGGACGCGAGCCCCTTCGAATGAATCCTGAAGATGCCGCTGCCCGGGGACTTTCGGACGGTCAGGTTGTCTTGGTTCGAAACGACCGGGGAAGGTGCCTGGCCGGCCTGGTGACTTCCGCTGCGATCCGTCCAGGCGTTGTCCAGCTTTCAGCAGGGGCCTGGTACGACCCCGATCCCGATGATCCATCGTTCTGCCGTCACGGCAATCCCAATGTGCTGACATCCGACAGGCCGTCCTCAAGTCTTTCACAGGCCACTACTGCCCAGCACGCGCTCGTTGAAGTCGAAGCATGGTCAGGCGATATTCCTGAACTGGACGTGCTTACACCGCCCGTCTTGGTGCCGGAGCAGTAG
- a CDS encoding alpha/beta hydrolase fold domain-containing protein: MTLHVIRPARQPTRGAIVWLHSGGMVSGAALSLDLPQILDIAEDQSLLVVAVEYGRAPENPAPAGMLDSLDAFRWVAAHADELNYPRNALFLHGLSGGAGLAAAVAFEARAAALEYAGLVIDGAMIDDRMGSHSYQQLESSAADVASMYRVMWNAVLGEASPSILDDYPHLAVGRLIDEDFSGFPPVFLMCGASDAFRDDTTALAQAIWRSGGTADLHQWAGTIHGSDLMVPEAHVSKESAAVRRGWYDRRMTRIEQDAKQSLDEKVQAI, translated from the coding sequence GTGACCCTGCATGTCATACGTCCGGCACGCCAGCCGACACGTGGTGCTATCGTCTGGTTGCATAGCGGCGGGATGGTTTCCGGGGCGGCTCTCTCACTGGATCTTCCCCAAATTTTGGACATCGCCGAAGATCAGTCCTTACTCGTCGTTGCAGTGGAATACGGCCGGGCACCCGAAAACCCCGCCCCAGCCGGGATGCTGGATTCCCTTGATGCTTTTAGATGGGTCGCAGCCCATGCAGACGAACTCAACTATCCACGGAACGCCCTGTTCCTGCATGGACTCAGCGGCGGTGCTGGCCTCGCCGCTGCAGTAGCGTTTGAAGCGCGGGCAGCCGCCCTGGAATATGCCGGCTTGGTCATCGACGGGGCCATGATTGACGATCGGATGGGCTCGCACTCCTATCAACAACTGGAAAGCAGCGCTGCAGACGTCGCCAGCATGTACCGCGTGATGTGGAACGCCGTCCTGGGAGAGGCCTCGCCCTCGATACTTGACGATTATCCACACCTCGCTGTTGGCCGACTTATCGACGAAGATTTCTCCGGCTTTCCACCCGTATTTCTCATGTGCGGCGCCAGTGATGCCTTTCGAGACGACACAACGGCTTTGGCTCAGGCAATCTGGCGCTCCGGTGGCACAGCAGACCTCCACCAGTGGGCGGGCACAATACATGGTTCCGATCTGATGGTGCCCGAAGCCCACGTCTCCAAGGAGTCGGCAGCCGTCCGGAGAGGGTGGTACGACAGGAGAATGACGAGAATCGAACAAGACGCGAAACAGTCGCTGGACGAGAAAGTTCAGGCCATCTGA
- a CDS encoding nitronate monooxygenase, producing MSLDPTQRNSLVLPVVCAPMAWVSGPDLVREACKSGIMGVLPRHNAADITQFGDWLRQIRRDLDEHHQRNPLAIIGPLAVNFSRRWTDDEMRANLDLCAQYGVDVIVSAMGDPTELTRTVHGWGGKVFHDVTSMRFAEKAISAGVDGLTCIVGGGGGHSGLLSPFVFIPQVRSMFDGTILLAGAISTGAAIRSAEILGADLAYLGTRFIATKEANVAPAYRQMLVESRSTDLIYTSSVTAVPANWLKPSLASIGLNPEELPVSSGRGNYDHLPPNTRPWRDIWSAGQGIDLIDDAPSVSELVQRLRIEYQAACQIPEFRSFHENW from the coding sequence ATGTCATTGGATCCAACACAACGTAACTCGCTCGTTCTCCCGGTTGTGTGCGCACCCATGGCGTGGGTGTCAGGGCCCGACTTGGTCCGCGAAGCGTGCAAATCAGGAATCATGGGCGTTCTGCCCCGACACAACGCCGCGGACATCACACAATTCGGGGACTGGCTCCGTCAGATCCGCCGCGACCTTGACGAACACCACCAACGTAATCCCTTAGCGATCATCGGCCCCCTGGCAGTGAATTTCTCTCGACGCTGGACCGATGACGAAATGAGAGCAAACCTTGATCTCTGCGCTCAGTACGGTGTAGACGTCATCGTCAGTGCCATGGGCGATCCGACCGAACTCACCAGGACTGTGCACGGGTGGGGCGGCAAGGTCTTTCATGACGTGACGAGTATGCGTTTCGCTGAGAAGGCAATTTCTGCCGGCGTCGACGGCCTGACTTGCATCGTAGGCGGAGGAGGTGGCCACTCTGGGCTACTCAGCCCATTCGTCTTTATTCCGCAGGTGCGGAGCATGTTCGATGGCACAATACTCTTGGCCGGGGCCATTTCAACCGGCGCCGCGATAAGGTCCGCTGAGATCCTCGGGGCTGATCTTGCGTACCTGGGGACTCGCTTTATTGCGACTAAGGAGGCTAATGTTGCTCCCGCGTATCGGCAGATGCTTGTAGAGTCGAGGTCGACTGACCTAATCTATACGAGCAGTGTCACTGCGGTTCCGGCCAATTGGTTGAAGCCCTCACTCGCCTCAATCGGCTTAAATCCTGAGGAACTTCCGGTCTCATCCGGCCGGGGCAATTATGACCATCTGCCGCCCAACACCCGACCATGGCGTGACATCTGGAGCGCCGGCCAAGGCATCGACCTCATAGACGATGCTCCTTCAGTATCTGAACTGGTTCAACGCCTGCGTATCGAGTACCAAGCTGCCTGCCAGATTCCCGAATTTCGCTCGTTCCATGAGAACTGGTAG
- a CDS encoding APC family permease: MDLTIPAAAERSTQSPHLTGNMGFFQLIFSVMAYNAPMVVVIGIIPIMVMEGAGIGTPISFVVAGIILALFSVGFTRMARVLPNPGGFYALITAGLGRHVGLGSGYIALLAYFCVYAGTFSFAGIVAGELITNTLHGPELPWYAWAACFWLGSAVLSYFKVELSAKVLTIFLFSELTVIVVYCALVFINGGANGAGVSLEPLSPAHWFDGNFSLGVLLAIGMYGGFEVTVLFREEVRNPVRVIPRATFAVIAIAMATYALSSVVFIGSLGIDNVVGLAQEDPTGAMNASIHSSGGELLATLAAVMVVTSTFAVILAAHNITARYVFNLSADKILPARMASVHKRHGSPHIASIMTSAAALVLNAAAVVFGLDPLVFYTAVLGMTSFIALVIIFVCNMSVGTYMRHNGGQLASPWATVACPILAAVGLGSVLVMAAINFPMLVGGSEALAGGLMAFIVGVFVLGVVTASVHRRKNADIYSRIGRQ; encoded by the coding sequence ATGGATTTGACGATTCCGGCGGCCGCTGAGCGGTCCACCCAATCGCCCCACCTCACTGGCAACATGGGCTTCTTCCAGCTGATCTTTAGCGTGATGGCCTACAACGCACCGATGGTAGTTGTCATCGGAATTATCCCGATCATGGTCATGGAGGGGGCCGGTATCGGAACTCCCATCTCCTTTGTCGTAGCCGGTATCATCCTGGCTCTGTTCTCAGTCGGATTCACCAGAATGGCAAGGGTGTTGCCCAATCCGGGCGGCTTCTATGCCCTTATCACTGCAGGTCTCGGCCGCCATGTAGGCCTGGGGTCCGGTTATATCGCTTTGCTCGCTTATTTCTGCGTCTACGCCGGCACCTTCTCGTTCGCTGGCATCGTAGCGGGAGAACTCATTACAAACACTCTGCATGGTCCGGAGCTTCCCTGGTATGCCTGGGCGGCCTGCTTTTGGCTGGGTTCAGCGGTCCTCAGCTATTTCAAGGTCGAGTTGTCAGCTAAGGTTCTCACGATCTTCCTCTTCTCCGAACTGACTGTCATCGTTGTCTACTGCGCCTTGGTTTTCATTAATGGAGGTGCCAATGGTGCTGGCGTTTCCTTGGAGCCCCTGAGCCCGGCCCATTGGTTTGACGGAAACTTCAGTCTGGGAGTTCTCCTGGCGATCGGTATGTATGGTGGATTCGAGGTCACCGTGCTCTTCCGGGAGGAAGTACGTAATCCAGTCCGTGTCATCCCCCGTGCCACCTTCGCCGTCATTGCCATCGCCATGGCGACTTATGCATTGTCGTCGGTTGTATTCATAGGTTCTTTGGGCATCGACAACGTAGTAGGGCTGGCACAGGAAGACCCGACCGGGGCAATGAATGCCAGTATTCACTCCTCTGGTGGAGAATTGCTCGCTACCCTTGCCGCAGTGATGGTCGTTACAAGTACCTTCGCGGTGATCCTGGCTGCGCACAACATCACTGCTCGATACGTCTTCAACCTCAGCGCCGATAAGATATTGCCTGCGAGGATGGCCTCAGTCCATAAGCGTCACGGATCGCCGCACATCGCCTCAATCATGACCAGCGCTGCTGCCCTCGTTCTCAATGCTGCCGCCGTTGTTTTCGGGCTGGATCCCCTCGTCTTCTACACGGCGGTACTTGGTATGACCAGTTTCATCGCCCTGGTCATCATCTTTGTCTGCAACATGTCAGTGGGAACCTATATGCGTCACAACGGCGGCCAGCTCGCCTCGCCCTGGGCAACCGTTGCCTGCCCGATTCTGGCTGCAGTAGGCCTGGGCAGCGTCCTGGTGATGGCTGCAATAAACTTCCCCATGTTGGTTGGAGGTTCCGAAGCACTAGCCGGTGGACTCATGGCCTTTATCGTCGGTGTGTTCGTCTTGGGCGTAGTGACGGCGAGCGTCCATCGCCGTAAAAATGCTGATATTTATAGCCGCATCGGTCGGCAGTAA
- a CDS encoding carboxylesterase family protein: MTDTSGTSTNQHAVRSWLGIPYATAERFRRATLLPFNPDLPYDQKGPAPLQAGDTSWLEADNGFSEDCLNLNVWAPENAGDEPLPVVVYIFGGGWELGANTQTTSNASGLAATGRAIGVSINYRLGPFGWLSLSHYGGALEEATNLGLQDIITALGWVQENIARFGGNPENVTVTGHSAGAFSALGLLAAPSANGLCHHIAAFSGMPSRLVPAWGAEERALEVLTELGIQDDPEQLLNVDAKLLAETMSKTQLSDPGARHGIDNNVIAIVDDSTQPGGVIADHPLRALESGRHRDVDILFSSTTHETDWWVQHKTDEFDPGSISDLAEEFAARNRIPRSRARKIIAAYDVEGRTPVEARGALLTDFSFTLPQVRGALAHAAAGGSAHLLSIGPAEGAHAVHGTEMYGIVGQVRPDASDEQVLRDTFVRDALLALASGKTDQLWEPVTATPATKGIGNMPYDATTHAKNVLEIFTDIDRP, encoded by the coding sequence CTGGCTGGGCATTCCCTACGCCACCGCTGAACGGTTCCGCCGAGCCACCCTGCTGCCCTTCAACCCGGACCTCCCCTACGACCAGAAGGGACCCGCACCGCTTCAAGCCGGAGACACCAGCTGGCTCGAAGCCGACAACGGGTTCAGTGAGGACTGCCTGAACCTCAACGTCTGGGCACCCGAAAACGCTGGTGACGAGCCACTCCCTGTGGTCGTCTACATCTTCGGTGGCGGGTGGGAGCTTGGGGCGAACACCCAGACCACCTCGAACGCGTCAGGCCTGGCCGCGACCGGTCGGGCAATCGGCGTCTCGATCAACTACCGGCTCGGCCCGTTCGGCTGGCTCTCCCTCTCCCACTATGGCGGTGCACTCGAGGAGGCCACGAACCTTGGCCTGCAGGACATCATCACCGCGCTGGGATGGGTGCAGGAGAACATCGCCCGATTCGGCGGGAACCCGGAGAACGTCACCGTCACCGGCCACAGCGCCGGCGCCTTCTCCGCCCTCGGCCTTCTTGCCGCGCCATCAGCCAACGGCCTCTGCCACCACATCGCCGCGTTCTCCGGCATGCCATCACGCCTGGTGCCGGCCTGGGGAGCGGAAGAGCGCGCGCTGGAAGTCCTCACCGAGCTGGGAATTCAGGACGATCCCGAACAGCTCCTGAACGTGGACGCGAAGCTGCTCGCCGAGACGATGAGCAAAACGCAACTGTCGGACCCTGGTGCACGGCACGGCATCGACAACAACGTCATCGCAATCGTCGATGACAGCACTCAGCCCGGCGGCGTCATCGCCGATCATCCCCTGAGAGCCCTCGAGTCCGGACGCCACCGAGACGTCGACATATTGTTCAGCAGCACCACTCACGAGACCGACTGGTGGGTCCAGCACAAGACGGACGAGTTCGACCCCGGCAGCATCAGCGACCTCGCCGAGGAATTCGCCGCCCGGAACCGCATCCCACGCAGCCGCGCCCGAAAAATCATCGCTGCGTACGACGTCGAAGGGCGCACCCCGGTCGAGGCCCGCGGCGCGTTGCTCACCGACTTCTCCTTCACCCTGCCTCAGGTCCGTGGCGCGCTCGCGCACGCCGCGGCTGGAGGAAGCGCACATCTGCTCTCCATCGGTCCTGCGGAAGGTGCGCATGCCGTCCACGGCACGGAAATGTACGGCATCGTTGGTCAGGTCCGACCTGACGCCAGCGACGAGCAGGTACTCCGCGACACCTTCGTTCGGGACGCCCTCCTCGCCCTTGCATCAGGCAAAACTGACCAATTGTGGGAACCCGTGACCGCCACACCCGCCACGAAGGGCATCGGCAACATGCCCTACGACGCCACCACCCACGCCAAGAACGTGCTCGAGATCTTCACGGACATCGACCGACCATAG